From Cloacibacillus sp., the proteins below share one genomic window:
- a CDS encoding MATE family efflux transporter — MEKEAAKKVDLGTGSVGYLLFRLALPAITAQIINVLYNMVDRMYIGHLPDIGANALTGVGVTFPAITAISAFAALVSMGGAPRASIMLGRGDKDTAERILGNCMTALLIAAFLLTVIFLLYGKRILLMFGASRATIEYGWSYMRIYSLGTVFVQLSLGLNAFINTQGYARTGMLSVLIGAVCNIILDPLLMFGFHMGVQGAALATIISQGISAAWVVLFLTSDRSYLNIKRCYMKPRWDILAPALALGAAPFVMQSTESILNICFNTSLLKYGGDLAVGAMTIQGSVMQFSMFPLQGMTQGAQPIVSFNYGAGNIERVSAAFRTLLRACLVYSALIWAFCMFTPMLFITIFTKDAALTEYCVRSIRVYMAASLIFGAQIACQQTFIALGNSRTSLFLALLRKVFLLIPLIYILPNIFEDKVFAVFLAEPIADTIAVCTTVTMFYLSFRKLKREILLSRVLRNAARENCDESAQK, encoded by the coding sequence ATGGAGAAAGAGGCGGCAAAAAAAGTTGACCTGGGAACAGGCAGCGTCGGATATCTGCTCTTCCGTCTCGCGCTGCCTGCGATCACAGCCCAGATCATCAATGTGCTTTACAACATGGTGGACCGCATGTACATCGGCCATCTGCCAGACATTGGTGCGAACGCGCTCACCGGCGTCGGGGTCACCTTCCCCGCTATCACCGCGATCTCCGCCTTTGCCGCGCTGGTCAGCATGGGCGGCGCGCCGCGGGCCTCAATCATGCTTGGTCGAGGCGACAAGGACACGGCTGAGCGTATCCTCGGCAACTGTATGACGGCACTGCTCATCGCGGCCTTCCTGCTGACAGTCATATTTCTGCTTTACGGTAAACGGATACTCCTTATGTTCGGCGCAAGCAGAGCCACGATAGAATATGGCTGGAGCTACATGCGCATATATTCGCTGGGGACAGTCTTCGTGCAGCTCTCTCTGGGACTGAACGCCTTCATCAACACTCAGGGCTACGCGAGGACCGGCATGCTTTCCGTACTGATCGGAGCGGTATGTAATATCATACTCGACCCGCTGCTTATGTTCGGCTTCCATATGGGAGTGCAGGGCGCGGCGCTGGCCACGATCATCTCGCAGGGCATATCGGCTGCCTGGGTGGTGCTCTTCCTCACCTCAGACAGAAGTTACCTTAATATAAAAAGATGCTATATGAAACCCAGATGGGATATATTGGCGCCTGCGCTCGCGCTTGGCGCGGCCCCCTTCGTCATGCAGTCCACCGAGAGCATCCTCAACATATGCTTCAACACCTCTTTGCTGAAATACGGGGGAGATCTGGCCGTAGGCGCGATGACCATCCAGGGCAGCGTGATGCAGTTTTCGATGTTCCCGCTGCAGGGCATGACGCAGGGCGCGCAGCCCATAGTCAGCTTTAATTACGGCGCGGGCAACATCGAGCGGGTCAGCGCCGCCTTCCGGACGCTCCTCCGCGCCTGTCTCGTTTACTCCGCCCTGATCTGGGCGTTCTGTATGTTCACGCCAATGCTCTTCATCACCATCTTTACCAAAGACGCCGCCCTCACGGAATATTGTGTTCGCTCCATAAGGGTCTACATGGCAGCCTCGCTCATCTTCGGAGCGCAGATAGCCTGTCAGCAGACATTTATCGCCCTGGGTAACAGCCGGACATCTTTATTCCTCGCCCTGCTGCGGAAAGTTTTTCTGCTGATACCGCTGATCTACATCCTGCCCAACATTTTCGAGGATAAGGTCTTCGCCGTTTTTCTCGCGGAGCCTATCGCCGATACGATTGCCGTCTGTACCACAGTCACAATGTTTTACCTCTCTTTCAGAAAGCTTAAAAGAGAGATACTGCTGTCGCGCGTGTTAAGAAACGCAGCCAGGGAAAACTGCGACGAATCTGCGCAGAAGTAG
- a CDS encoding site-specific integrase yields the protein MANINLTINYVEKLKPSDKKYNVHDKLINELILRVSPSGTKTYYLDVKLPNSRTMKKIGDAMVLTPQMARERAKEMLLQIQAGETFKPKLTLKTLIEKYYTSYCTENYKTGQVTIDTIKKHFDWLFNRPVESITFIEIQEWRSQRIRTVTAATANRNVDMLKGALSYAFKNKLIGTNPLRGFSKLPEKDSEQKVRYLTDDEYAALMAVLDEREDELRAKRARTRAHAKGQHLPDLGDTVYADYFKPLILTALGTGIRRNAIFHLLWSDIDFDNDTITLRATWAKNKKTAVIPMSKKVKAVLEAWRKESPGEIVFPSPKDGGYLDNADQSFDVVLKKAGIKNFRWHDMRHDFASRLAMAGVDLNTIRELMTHNDISTTMRYAHLSPNVKKRAVDLI from the coding sequence ATGGCCAATATCAACCTTACTATCAATTATGTCGAAAAGCTCAAACCTTCCGACAAGAAATATAACGTGCACGATAAGCTCATAAACGAACTTATCTTACGTGTGTCGCCATCCGGCACAAAAACTTATTATCTCGATGTCAAGTTGCCCAACAGCCGTACGATGAAGAAAATCGGCGACGCCATGGTACTCACTCCGCAGATGGCACGCGAGAGGGCCAAGGAGATGCTCTTGCAGATCCAGGCTGGCGAAACATTCAAGCCGAAACTCACGCTAAAAACCCTCATCGAGAAGTATTATACATCTTATTGCACGGAGAATTATAAGACCGGGCAAGTAACGATAGATACCATCAAAAAACATTTTGACTGGCTATTCAACCGCCCTGTCGAAAGTATAACCTTTATTGAAATCCAAGAATGGCGCTCGCAAAGAATAAGGACTGTCACCGCGGCGACCGCCAATAGAAACGTGGATATGTTGAAAGGTGCCCTATCGTATGCGTTCAAGAACAAGCTTATCGGAACAAACCCACTGCGCGGCTTCTCGAAGCTGCCGGAGAAAGACAGCGAGCAGAAGGTCCGTTACCTCACGGATGATGAATACGCTGCGCTCATGGCCGTGCTCGATGAGCGAGAGGATGAACTGCGCGCCAAGCGCGCCCGCACCCGCGCTCACGCCAAGGGGCAGCACTTGCCGGATCTTGGCGATACGGTATATGCCGACTATTTTAAGCCGCTGATCTTGACGGCGCTTGGTACAGGCATACGCCGCAATGCGATATTTCACCTCTTGTGGAGCGACATTGATTTTGACAATGATACCATCACGTTGCGGGCGACATGGGCCAAAAACAAAAAGACTGCCGTTATCCCAATGAGCAAGAAGGTTAAAGCTGTTTTAGAGGCGTGGCGCAAAGAGAGTCCCGGCGAGATAGTGTTCCCATCTCCAAAGGATGGCGGATATTTGGACAACGCTGATCAGTCTTTTGATGTGGTGTTGAAGAAGGCCGGTATCAAAAACTTTCGCTGGCACGACATGCGGCATGATTTTGCCTCACGCCTCGCCATGGCCGGCGTAGACTTGAATACCATCCGCGAGCTGATGACGCACAATGATATATCCACCACCATGCGCTATGCGCATCTGTCGCCGAATGTTAAAAAACGGGCGGTGGACTTGATATAG